Proteins encoded in a region of the Stieleria neptunia genome:
- a CDS encoding RNA polymerase sigma factor, whose protein sequence is MDLPPKRPNFETTQWNLVARSNTDQASQVTARCALEELCRTYWYPLYAFVRSRGHSSDDAQDLTQAFFAKIIESNGLASADASRGRFRAYILGAMKHFLSHDRERKRALKRGGGKAIIEFDSLDPEARYAVEPATTDDLDATFNRQWAQQITASAMASLRSEMVSSGKQDLFEALKVGLAGGAIDRQQVANQISMSDGAVKVALHRLRVRYREILRATIEQTVADASEVDDEMQQLVDALTS, encoded by the coding sequence ATGGACTTGCCGCCCAAACGCCCGAACTTCGAAACAACGCAATGGAACCTGGTCGCTCGGTCCAACACGGACCAAGCCAGCCAGGTGACCGCCCGCTGTGCATTGGAAGAATTGTGTCGAACGTACTGGTATCCGCTGTACGCCTTTGTTCGCAGCCGTGGCCATTCGTCGGACGATGCGCAGGATCTGACCCAGGCGTTTTTTGCGAAGATCATCGAAAGCAACGGATTGGCATCCGCCGATGCGTCGCGGGGGCGATTCCGGGCTTACATCCTCGGCGCAATGAAACATTTCTTGTCGCATGATCGGGAGCGGAAACGGGCACTGAAGCGTGGCGGAGGCAAGGCAATCATCGAGTTTGATTCGCTTGACCCCGAGGCACGCTACGCGGTGGAACCGGCAACAACCGATGATCTGGACGCCACGTTCAATCGACAATGGGCGCAGCAGATTACCGCATCAGCGATGGCATCACTACGAAGTGAAATGGTTTCCAGTGGAAAACAAGACTTGTTTGAAGCTTTGAAAGTGGGATTGGCTGGCGGTGCCATCGACCGCCAACAAGTCGCGAACCAGATCAGCATGAGCGACGGGGCGGTCAAAGTCGCATTGCATCGTTTGCGAGTTCGCTATCGTGAGATCTTGCGGGCGACCATCGAGCAAACCGTGGCGGATGCGTCCGAGGTCGATGATGAAATGCAGCAGTTGGTGGACGCTTTGACTTCATGA